The following are encoded together in the Ignavibacteria bacterium genome:
- a CDS encoding glycosyltransferase family 4 protein has product MFSREKTAQKRLEELDIDFLINDNIGSNNPIHYTKILKQIHGIVSDKNINILHSYSRATEFLCTLYKKYINKNIKTVNTVMSLVSRKFFVEYKSDRIISISRCVNTELTDKFKIPKGRIKLIYNFAEPPIKEYISIKRKESGFVILSAGRFHEEKNFKTLLRALHFINNPQISLKLVGSGKLEADYKKYILKHNIKAAIFPSQNDLAPLFAQCDICVLPSVVDPLPTFMIQAGLFKKPFIGSDVDGIGETIEHEVNGLTFEKKNYKELADNIMRFYEDKKLMIKCSDNLFSLVSERHSPDKNIDQIYNLYIELLSK; this is encoded by the coding sequence TTGTTCTCAAGAGAGAAAACTGCTCAAAAACGTCTGGAGGAACTTGACATAGATTTTTTAATAAATGATAATATTGGATCAAATAATCCTATTCACTATACAAAAATATTAAAACAAATACATGGAATTGTTTCGGATAAAAACATAAACATTCTTCATTCTTACAGCAGGGCAACTGAATTTCTTTGCACATTATATAAAAAGTATATCAATAAAAATATAAAAACAGTTAATACGGTAATGAGTCTTGTCAGCAGGAAATTTTTTGTTGAGTATAAATCCGATAGAATAATTTCAATAAGCAGGTGTGTAAATACAGAGCTTACGGATAAATTCAAAATACCCAAAGGAAGAATTAAACTAATATATAATTTTGCAGAACCACCAATAAAGGAATACATTTCTATAAAGAGAAAAGAATCCGGCTTCGTAATACTATCAGCAGGAAGATTTCACGAAGAAAAGAATTTTAAAACACTTCTTCGGGCTTTGCATTTTATAAACAATCCTCAAATATCTCTAAAATTAGTCGGAAGCGGTAAACTGGAGGCAGATTATAAAAAATATATTTTGAAGCATAATATCAAAGCGGCTATATTTCCATCTCAGAATGATCTTGCTCCATTATTTGCTCAATGTGATATTTGTGTTCTGCCTTCTGTTGTTGATCCTCTTCCTACCTTTATGATACAAGCAGGATTATTTAAAAAACCGTTTATTGGTTCAGATGTTGATGGAATCGGTGAAACAATAGAACATGAAGTAAATGGCTTAACGTTCGAAAAGAAAAATTACAAAGAATTAGCGGATAATATTATGAGGTTTTATGAGGATAAAAAGTTAATGATAAAGTGTTCCGATAATCTTTTTAGTTTAGTTTCTGAAAGGCATTCTCCTGATAAGAATATCGATCAAATATACAATTTATACATCGAATTATTATCTAAATGA
- a CDS encoding WecB/TagA/CpsF family glycosyltransferase produces the protein MNKEFKILDISYNEIADLLLLESKNRCVLLTYYNFNTNILINKKPEFCLLLKEHFYIHNDGIGSYLFSKSLFGNKLRYNINGSNLYPVLVKKLLDSDKKVFVLFSHNNNNNMIKSLVKESFGEKSELIKYAVYEGNNDDTIKEKIRTFNPDAIFAGLGQPYQEEWVFRNKELINTGLMICSGSGFEYIVNRKKRAPESFQKAGFEWLYRLFQEPTRLWKRYIIGIPVFLFHVLRQKIKLIIKKPDIS, from the coding sequence ATGAATAAAGAATTCAAAATACTTGATATAAGTTACAATGAGATTGCAGATTTGCTTTTACTTGAATCAAAGAACAGGTGTGTTCTTCTGACTTATTATAATTTCAATACTAACATACTAATTAATAAGAAACCTGAATTTTGTTTATTACTAAAAGAACATTTTTATATTCATAATGATGGAATAGGTTCTTACCTCTTCTCTAAAAGTCTGTTTGGTAATAAACTAAGGTATAATATTAACGGATCAAATCTTTATCCTGTATTGGTAAAAAAACTTCTTGACTCAGACAAGAAGGTTTTTGTGCTTTTTTCCCATAATAATAATAACAACATGATTAAATCACTTGTAAAAGAATCATTCGGTGAGAAAAGTGAATTAATTAAATATGCCGTGTATGAGGGTAATAATGATGATACTATTAAAGAGAAAATTAGAACCTTCAATCCGGATGCAATTTTTGCAGGTTTAGGACAACCTTATCAGGAAGAATGGGTATTCAGAAATAAAGAATTAATTAATACCGGGCTTATGATTTGTTCGGGCAGCGGATTTGAATATATTGTAAACAGAAAAAAGAGAGCACCCGAGAGTTTTCAAAAAGCAGGATTTGAATGGTTGTACAGGCTCTTTCAGGAACCCACAAGGCTATGGAAAAGGTATATTATTGGGATTCCGGTTTTTCTATTTCATGTCTTAAGGCAAAAGATTAAATTAATAATTAAAAAGCCCGATATTTCATGA
- a CDS encoding C25 family cysteine peptidase, producing MKRILFILLIFSNISIAQNFNWITPNKSYLKLYVIEDGIYRLNRTDFINAGINPTSIDPRTIKVFFKGAELPIYFFGQDNGVFEDTDFMDFYGQRNYGGNTITYKEQGGTNVVDYTTNEFYNLYSDTSVYWIGWDGANGLRYADYNFSSSSTYTQNFFYSTVHFERDLIYSLGEKRNNNDYRNFNNEKVSGEGWYWREMNRGNSVSDTIRTPFLTPGNLPCSLKVFAYPNSFVDSIFNEHRLVVRVNGNIVDTLKTDNYKRIDTTIIFSSSLLSVSSLNQVSFTYTGAGTYVGVMLFDNFELNYPKKFELDNSRIMFGVNSIDTSGIKYNISGYNSSQSLSIYDVKNNLRITGISSSSDTVIFTGKLNGKFEVNNNIITKKPLRIKQRSVPNLVTNSQGADYLIVYNKVLESSAEQLRQYRALKDGYRSAKFEIEDIYDVFGYGLENPTAVRLFVKNISDTWPQPKVKFLCLFGRGSLDPKKNSSSSVYYSNLVPVYGNPISDGYFANFNLNAFTYYHQISVGRIPALSNQEGNDIVSNIIQYENQSSTPEKWFKNFVFITGGMTIQEQIQFANQSNYFINSYVKPSPNSGFPVRVFRNDSAGGVTFNYQDSIKNAINSGSTITNYIGHAASSNWDNGLDDPSVLSNQYRMPVVFSMTCFTGKNAETEFRSFGEKFVYMLGKGAVGFVGSTGWSFSYSGNRFNEQMIRCFSKDTLRRIGDIVRYASRVLSYDSMDFAARNTVNCYGMLGDPAVKLLMPVYPEYGIGLSDYKFSNDFPSIREPVNLSVYPFNMGIFSDSMKISFTILRNGVQYKNKDTVIKNFGLTDTVNYNFVLDSAGNYSISVKLDPDNWNTKEVKTNNDILIPIVLKNLSFIPLKPLDNQVVSTDSVEILGINPNIDPGSGQVKLILQIDSTKNFNSTFQRTYFVSNPQGLTTKFRILLPAKDSNIVYFFRMNSIVNSDTTGWSEYRRFIYRNSLTESSTKGTSINQQVNIIKKFVNQYNISDLVNAGGTQDSLTISSYKGNIIAQSWGNNLTELTSLTVGNTVKNLIDSVNWGGLIVFKLNKTNSRILEIQRFRFSTNAASDSALAYLNTFDDRHILVLLKAIPYNTNFGMNSSLRSKIKLFGSTSVDSVNLQNFSTWSLISYNQFPNAVKTEKFSPVFAPSVSSMEPLLLHDSAYVYHYLIPAQTYGNFRWSQLIPQYSNMFFDVYGINRSNQTVLIYKNLVNSTYVNLDTVSSVIYPGLKLVTRMYIDSLNGINPPVLKSIMYSYTPSPEIIADNYSFIKSDSVFNDGDTVNISVNYGNYGFSEANGLLNKWYATSPSGLRLLRADTINFNLKVDSVTSSSVRLPTIGLRNPGKKSDTITIYFETSLINGQNEFYTYNNTALTRIIISGDTTKPIVDITYDGINAISGEYISANPNIVMKFYDNSKIFIKDTSNIRVQLDDVNVWYYINGMKNPLIDLQFPDEKYLQAVLYFKPQLTDGEHKFRYVSYDNSNNYADTIIHYLSVNPDLKIIDLKNFPNPMTTETSFLVNLSGSMPPSNSRIKIYTVAGRLIKTIESPLNIGFNQIFWNGRDEDGDYIANGVYLYKLIIEGNSKKETSLQKLVVLK from the coding sequence ATGAAGCGGATTCTTTTCATCTTACTAATATTTTCGAATATTTCAATTGCACAGAATTTTAACTGGATAACTCCTAATAAGTCATACCTCAAGCTTTATGTCATTGAAGACGGAATTTACAGATTGAACAGAACTGATTTTATAAATGCAGGTATTAATCCGACATCAATAGATCCAAGAACAATCAAAGTTTTTTTCAAAGGCGCAGAACTACCAATCTATTTTTTCGGTCAGGATAACGGTGTTTTTGAGGATACTGATTTTATGGATTTCTACGGTCAGAGAAACTACGGGGGAAATACAATTACTTACAAAGAACAGGGCGGAACTAATGTAGTAGATTACACCACAAATGAGTTTTACAATTTGTATTCTGACACGAGTGTTTACTGGATTGGCTGGGATGGGGCTAATGGGCTGCGTTATGCTGATTATAATTTCTCTTCTTCCAGTACTTACACACAGAACTTCTTTTATTCAACTGTTCATTTTGAGAGGGACTTAATTTATTCCTTAGGGGAAAAAAGAAACAACAATGATTATAGAAATTTTAATAATGAAAAGGTATCCGGAGAGGGCTGGTACTGGCGGGAAATGAACAGAGGAAATTCGGTAAGCGATACCATCAGAACTCCTTTTCTTACTCCCGGCAACCTGCCATGTTCGCTGAAAGTATTTGCATATCCTAACTCTTTTGTGGATTCAATATTTAACGAGCATAGATTGGTTGTAAGGGTTAATGGTAACATTGTAGATACTTTGAAAACTGATAATTACAAGCGGATTGATACAACTATTATCTTTTCATCTTCACTTCTATCAGTATCCTCATTGAACCAAGTCTCTTTTACTTATACAGGAGCAGGTACATACGTTGGAGTCATGCTTTTCGATAATTTTGAGTTGAATTATCCTAAAAAATTTGAGCTTGATAATTCCAGGATTATGTTTGGCGTTAACAGTATTGATACAAGTGGAATTAAATACAATATAAGCGGTTACAACTCTTCTCAGTCTCTTAGTATTTATGATGTTAAGAACAATCTAAGAATTACCGGTATATCTTCTTCTTCAGATACCGTTATATTCACGGGTAAACTTAATGGGAAATTCGAAGTAAACAATAATATAATTACAAAAAAACCTCTTAGAATAAAGCAAAGGTCAGTACCTAATCTTGTGACAAATTCGCAGGGTGCAGATTATCTAATTGTTTACAACAAAGTTCTTGAATCATCAGCAGAGCAACTGAGACAGTACAGAGCATTAAAAGATGGTTACAGGTCAGCAAAGTTTGAGATAGAGGATATATATGATGTGTTTGGATACGGACTTGAAAATCCAACGGCAGTCAGGCTTTTTGTGAAAAATATTTCTGACACCTGGCCTCAACCAAAGGTTAAATTCCTTTGTCTTTTTGGGAGGGGATCATTAGACCCAAAGAAAAATTCATCATCATCTGTTTATTACAGCAATCTTGTACCTGTTTACGGAAACCCGATATCTGACGGTTATTTTGCAAATTTCAATTTGAACGCATTTACATATTATCACCAAATATCTGTCGGCAGGATTCCTGCACTTTCAAATCAGGAGGGTAATGATATAGTCTCTAACATTATTCAGTACGAAAATCAATCATCAACTCCTGAAAAATGGTTTAAGAATTTTGTATTTATTACAGGTGGAATGACCATACAAGAGCAGATACAATTTGCAAATCAGTCTAACTATTTTATTAATTCGTACGTAAAACCTTCCCCAAACTCCGGTTTTCCTGTAAGGGTTTTCAGAAACGATTCGGCTGGGGGAGTTACTTTTAATTATCAGGATTCAATAAAAAATGCGATAAATTCTGGAAGTACTATTACAAATTATATAGGACATGCAGCAAGTTCAAACTGGGACAACGGGCTTGATGACCCTTCGGTATTATCAAATCAGTATAGAATGCCTGTTGTTTTCAGCATGACTTGTTTTACCGGCAAGAACGCCGAAACTGAGTTTAGAAGTTTTGGTGAAAAGTTTGTTTATATGCTGGGAAAAGGTGCGGTTGGGTTCGTTGGCAGTACTGGCTGGAGCTTTTCATATTCCGGAAATCGATTTAATGAACAGATGATACGATGTTTTTCAAAGGATACATTAAGAAGAATAGGAGATATTGTCCGTTATGCATCACGAGTTCTTTCATATGATTCTATGGATTTTGCAGCAAGAAATACAGTGAACTGTTATGGAATGCTGGGAGACCCTGCGGTAAAACTTCTAATGCCAGTATATCCCGAATATGGAATTGGTCTTTCAGATTATAAATTTTCAAATGATTTTCCCTCAATTAGAGAGCCCGTAAATCTTTCGGTATATCCGTTTAACATGGGAATATTTTCAGATTCAATGAAAATATCGTTTACAATCCTTCGGAATGGAGTGCAGTATAAAAATAAAGATACTGTGATTAAGAATTTCGGTCTTACTGATACTGTTAACTATAATTTTGTACTTGATTCTGCTGGAAACTATTCAATTAGTGTCAAGTTAGATCCTGATAACTGGAACACGAAAGAGGTAAAAACAAACAATGATATATTAATTCCCATTGTTTTAAAAAACCTGTCTTTTATACCGCTTAAACCATTAGATAACCAGGTGGTAAGTACTGATAGTGTTGAGATTCTTGGGATTAATCCTAATATTGACCCAGGAAGCGGCCAGGTTAAACTTATTCTGCAGATTGATTCAACAAAGAATTTTAATTCTACTTTCCAAAGAACTTATTTCGTTAGTAATCCTCAGGGATTAACAACAAAATTCAGGATACTTTTGCCTGCAAAGGATTCAAATATTGTATATTTCTTCAGAATGAATTCTATAGTTAATTCTGATACAACGGGATGGTCGGAATACAGAAGATTTATTTACCGGAATTCATTAACAGAGTCTTCGACAAAGGGTACCAGCATTAATCAGCAAGTAAATATCATTAAAAAGTTTGTGAACCAGTATAACATTTCTGACCTGGTTAATGCAGGCGGTACTCAAGACAGTCTGACAATTTCTTCTTACAAAGGAAATATTATTGCTCAATCATGGGGCAATAATTTAACAGAGCTGACTTCTCTTACAGTTGGAAATACAGTTAAAAATCTAATTGATTCTGTAAACTGGGGTGGTTTAATTGTGTTTAAATTAAATAAGACAAATTCAAGGATACTTGAAATCCAAAGATTCCGGTTTTCAACGAATGCTGCAAGCGATTCAGCACTTGCATATCTGAATACTTTTGATGACAGACATATTCTTGTGCTTCTTAAAGCAATACCTTATAACACAAATTTTGGAATGAACAGCAGCCTGCGTTCAAAGATAAAGCTGTTTGGAAGTACATCTGTGGATTCCGTAAACCTACAAAATTTTTCAACGTGGAGCCTCATAAGTTACAATCAATTTCCAAACGCGGTTAAAACAGAAAAATTTTCTCCAGTGTTTGCACCATCTGTTTCAAGCATGGAACCTCTTCTTCTGCATGATTCTGCTTACGTTTATCACTACCTTATACCTGCCCAGACATATGGAAATTTCAGATGGTCACAACTTATACCTCAATATTCGAACATGTTTTTCGATGTTTACGGTATAAACAGGTCAAATCAAACAGTCTTAATCTATAAGAATCTTGTCAACAGTACTTACGTAAATCTTGATACCGTGAGTTCCGTTATTTACCCAGGGCTGAAACTTGTTACGCGCATGTATATAGATTCACTTAATGGAATTAATCCACCAGTGCTTAAGAGTATAATGTATTCATATACTCCATCACCAGAAATCATAGCGGATAATTATTCATTTATTAAAAGTGATTCAGTTTTTAATGATGGTGATACAGTTAATATATCAGTTAATTATGGCAATTACGGATTTTCTGAAGCAAATGGTCTGCTTAATAAATGGTACGCAACGTCCCCCAGCGGTTTAAGATTGCTTCGAGCAGACACGATTAATTTTAATTTAAAAGTTGATTCAGTTACAAGCTCATCGGTCAGGCTTCCAACTATAGGGCTTCGGAACCCAGGGAAGAAATCGGACACAATCACTATTTACTTTGAAACATCTTTGATAAACGGGCAGAATGAGTTCTATACATACAACAACACTGCGCTTACCAGGATTATCATAAGCGGGGATACTACAAAACCTATTGTAGATATTACTTATGACGGTATTAATGCCATAAGCGGCGAGTATATTTCTGCAAACCCTAATATAGTTATGAAGTTTTATGATAATAGTAAAATATTCATAAAAGACACTTCAAACATTAGGGTTCAGCTTGATGACGTTAATGTGTGGTATTACATTAACGGGATGAAGAATCCACTAATTGATTTACAGTTCCCTGATGAAAAATATTTACAGGCAGTATTATATTTCAAGCCACAGCTTACGGATGGTGAGCACAAATTCAGGTATGTATCATATGACAATAGCAACAACTATGCTGATACAATAATACACTATTTGAGCGTAAATCCTGATTTGAAGATAATAGATCTAAAGAACTTCCCGAATCCGATGACAACGGAAACAAGTTTTCTTGTAAATCTTTCAGGAAGCATGCCTCCTTCTAACTCGAGAATTAAAATTTATACTGTTGCCGGCAGACTCATAAAAACAATAGAATCACCTTTAAATATTGGTTTTAATCAGATATTTTGGAATGGGAGGGACGAAGATGGCGATTATATAGCAAACGGAGTATATTTATATAAACTTATAATAGAAGGAAATAGTAAGAAAGAAACCTCTCTTCAGAAGCTTGTTGTGTTAAAGTAA